The genomic segment GAGGACGACCTGCGCGCCGACAGCGACCTGAGCTTCGCCGACTACCACGTGCTGGTCCTGCTCTCCGAGGCACCCGGCCACCGGCTGCGCATGGGTGAGCTGGCCGACCGGCTGGTGTTCTCGCCGAGCCGGCTGACCTACCAGATCACCACGATGCGCAAGCGCGGCCTGGTGGCGAAGGAGGCCTGTCCGGCGGACCGGCGCGGCAGCGAGGCCGTGCTCACCGCCGCCGGCCTGCTCGCCCTGCGCGAGGCCGCGCCGCACCACCTGCGCTCCGTGCGCGCCCACCTGATCGACGACCTCGATGACGCCGAGGTCGCCTGCCTCACCCGGGTCTTCGAGCGGCTCGGCCGGCGCCTGCGCGCCGACCGCACCGCGTCGTCCACCCCGGCCGACAAGTAAGGAGCCCCGCGATGCCCGCGATCACCGTCGACGACGTCCTCGTCCTGCCCCGCCTGCCGCAGCTCGGCGAGGCCACCGAATACCGCTCGGTCCGCCGGGTCACCACCGCCCCCAGCGGGTACGAGGGCGAGGGCTTCCCGGTCCGCCGGGCCTTCGCCGGCGTGCCGATGACCGAGCTGGACCCGTTCATCCACCTCGACCAGATGGGCGAGGTCGACTACGCGCCGGGTGAGCCGAAGGGCACCTCCTGGCACCCGCACCGCGGCTTCGAGACGGTGACCTACATGATCGACGGGATCATGGACCACCAGGACTCGACCGGTGGCGGCGGCACCATCACCGACGGCGACACCCAGTGGATGACGGCCGGCAGCGGCCTGCTCCACATCGAGGCGCCGCCGGAGCACCTGGTGATGAGCGGCGGGCTGTTCCACGGCCTGCAGCTCTGGGTCAACCTGCCGAGCATCGCCAAGATGAGCGCGCCCCGCTACCAGGACATCCGCGGCCGGGAGTCGGCGCTGCTCACCACGCCCGACGGCGGCGGCCTGATCCGGGTCATCGCCGGTGAGGTCGCCGGGCACCAGGGTCCGGGCTCGACGCACACGCCGATCACCATCGCGCACGTCACGTTGCAGCCCGGCGCCGAGCTGAGCCTGCCGTGGCGGTCGGACTTCAACGCGCTGGTGTACGTGCTGGCCGGGCGCGGCACTGTCGGCACCGACCGGCGGCCGATCCACCTGGGCCAGCTCGCCGTGCACGGGCCCGGTGAGGCGCTGCGGATCACCGCCGACCGGACGCAGGACTCCAACGCCCCGGCGCTGGAGCTGTACCTGATGGGCGGCCAGCCGATCCGCGAGCCGGTGGCGCACTACGGCCCGTTCGTGATGAACACCCGCGCCGAGCTGATCCAGGCGGTCGAGGACTTCCAGGCCGGCCGGCTCGGAGTGATCCCGACCGGGCGGGTGCCGCACAGCGATGGTCAGGGCGACCGGCCCTGACCTGCTACGGGCGCCCCGGTTCGCCGGGGCGCCCGGGCGCGCGGTCTCAGGAGACGGCGAAGATCCCGGCCACCCCGAGGATCACCATCAACAGGACCGCCACCAGCGCACCCCGCTCCCCCTCCACCGCCTGGTCGCGGTCGTCGGTCACGGTGTTCGTCGTCTCGGCGGGCATGTCGGTGCCTCCTCGGTTTCGCGGTCCAGGGGTCCGGCGCACCCCTGACGCGCGCACCGACGCCGACCTGCTGCTCGACGTGCGGGGCCCTGCCGGGGGTCCTACCGTGTGAGGACGTCGTCGACCTCGGGGGGTGGAACGTGACTCTGCGGGACTGGTTCCTCACCGCACAGGAACGCGCCAACCCGGGCTCTGAATTACCCGTCTGGGCCGAGGGAAACCTCGCCGAGCCGCTGATTCACGGTGCCGCGTACTTCGACCGCCTGGTCAGCGAGGTGGAGTCGCTCACGGCGGGCGACCATCTGTTCTTCACCGACTGGCGGGGCGACCCGGACGAGCGGATGCGCCCGGACGGCCCCACCGTGGCGCAGTTGTTCGCGCAGGCCGCCCAGCGCGGGGTGATCGTCAAGGGCCTGATCTGGCGCTCCCACCTCGACACGCTCTCCTACAGCGAGGCGGAGAACCGCGACCTCAGCGAGGCGATCCGCGCGGCCGGCGGCGAGGTGCTGCTCGACCAGCGGGTCCGGCGCGGCGGCTCGCACCACCAGAAGCTGGTGGTGCTGCGCCGTCCGGGCGACCCGAGCCGGGACATCGCCTTCGCCGGCGGCATCGACCTGTGCCACAGCCGCCGCGACGACGCCGGCCACGCCGGCGACCCGCAGCCGGTCGGCATGTCCCCCCGGTACGGCCCCACGCCGCCCTGGCACGACGTGCAGCTCGCGGTGCGGGGGCCGGTGGTCGGCGCGCTCGACACCACGTTCCGGGAGCGGTGGACCGACCCGATGCCGCTGGACTCGGAGAACCCGATGGCCTACCTGCGGGACCGGCTGCGCGGCTCGGACCTGCGCCCCGACCCGCTGCCCGAGCAGCCCGCCGACCCGCCGCCGTGCGGGCCGCACCACGTGCAGGTGCTGCGCACCTACCCGGCGGTGCGGCCCCGCTACTCCTTCGCCCCGGACGGCGAGCGCACCGTGGCGCGCGGCTACACCAAGGCGGTACGCCGGGCCCGGCGCCTGATCTACCTGGAGGACCAGTACCTCTGGTCGACCGAGGTGGCGGAACTGTTCGCGCAGGCGCTGCACGAGCACCCGGACCTGCACCTGGTGGCGGTCGTGCCCCGGCATCCGGACGTGGACGGCCGGCTCGCGCTGCCGCCGAACATGGTGGGCCGGGAGCAGGCGCTGTCGTTGTGCCACCGGGCCGCTCCGGACCGGGTGCACGTGTTCGACGTGGAGAACCACGACGGCACACCCGTCTACGTACACGCCAAGGTGTGCGTGGTCGACGACGTCTGGGCCAGCGTGGGCAGCGACAACTTCAACCGCCGGTCCTGGACGCACGACAGCGAGCTGTCCTGCGC from the Micromonospora sp. WMMA1947 genome contains:
- a CDS encoding pirin family protein yields the protein MPAITVDDVLVLPRLPQLGEATEYRSVRRVTTAPSGYEGEGFPVRRAFAGVPMTELDPFIHLDQMGEVDYAPGEPKGTSWHPHRGFETVTYMIDGIMDHQDSTGGGGTITDGDTQWMTAGSGLLHIEAPPEHLVMSGGLFHGLQLWVNLPSIAKMSAPRYQDIRGRESALLTTPDGGGLIRVIAGEVAGHQGPGSTHTPITIAHVTLQPGAELSLPWRSDFNALVYVLAGRGTVGTDRRPIHLGQLAVHGPGEALRITADRTQDSNAPALELYLMGGQPIREPVAHYGPFVMNTRAELIQAVEDFQAGRLGVIPTGRVPHSDGQGDRP
- a CDS encoding phospholipase D-like domain-containing protein — translated: MTLRDWFLTAQERANPGSELPVWAEGNLAEPLIHGAAYFDRLVSEVESLTAGDHLFFTDWRGDPDERMRPDGPTVAQLFAQAAQRGVIVKGLIWRSHLDTLSYSEAENRDLSEAIRAAGGEVLLDQRVRRGGSHHQKLVVLRRPGDPSRDIAFAGGIDLCHSRRDDAGHAGDPQPVGMSPRYGPTPPWHDVQLAVRGPVVGALDTTFRERWTDPMPLDSENPMAYLRDRLRGSDLRPDPLPEQPADPPPCGPHHVQVLRTYPAVRPRYSFAPDGERTVARGYTKAVRRARRLIYLEDQYLWSTEVAELFAQALHEHPDLHLVAVVPRHPDVDGRLALPPNMVGREQALSLCHRAAPDRVHVFDVENHDGTPVYVHAKVCVVDDVWASVGSDNFNRRSWTHDSELSCAVLDDTRDERAPADPAGLGDGARVFARDLRLRLWREHLDRDPGGAQDDDLLDPADAVAAITAAAEELDRWHAGGRAGPRPPGRLRPHRPERLPWRTRLWALPAYRLVYDPDGRPLRARRAGTW
- a CDS encoding MarR family transcriptional regulator, whose translation is MTESLDAERMACWRAYIESSQRLFTRLEDDLRADSDLSFADYHVLVLLSEAPGHRLRMGELADRLVFSPSRLTYQITTMRKRGLVAKEACPADRRGSEAVLTAAGLLALREAAPHHLRSVRAHLIDDLDDAEVACLTRVFERLGRRLRADRTASSTPADK